In Haloarcula salinisoli, the genomic stretch AGTCGTCCCAGGCCCGATATAGCGCCGGGAACGGTCGTAACACACATGCTAATATACCTGCTGATAAGCGTTAATTACTTTTTCTGTACGCTGTTCCCAAGTGAGGTTATCGACGACGTAATCCCGTGCCGCCGCGGCAATGGTCTCTCGGTAGGCGGGCTTCGAGAGAAGTTCGGTGATACGGGCTTCGAGCTGACCGATGTTACCCGGTTCGAGGAGGATACCCGTCTTCCCGTCGGTGACGACTTCCGAGACACCGGCGATGTCGGTAACGACGGGGACGACCTGTGAGCTCATCGCCTCGAGCATCGTCAGTGGGAGCCCCTCGGAGTACGACGGCCGACAGAACACTGTCGCCATGTCGTACGCATCCGAGATGTCCTCGATGTAGCTGTGAAGCTGGACCGAGTCCTCCATGCCTTCTGAACGGATGGTCGTTCTGACCATCTCTTCAAGTGGTCCGCTCCCGACGATATGCAGCGTCGCGTTGGGATGTTCCTCGAGAATCTGAGGGGTAGCGGCGAGCAAGTCCTGCACGCCGTTGTTCCGAACCAGCCGACCGATGTACATTATAGATTTTTCTGTCGTCGCCGACGGTGCAAATGCATCGACGTCGACAGCGTTCCTGACGACGCTCGTGTCTGTCGCGCCAAGTGAACGCCCTATCGATTCGACCGCCCGACTGACACCGATAACCTGACTACTCCGGGAGATGACAAACCGGCTGATTGACTGCTCGAACGTTTTCGCGGCAGCGCCACCGATGCCGGATATCATGTCGATATCGCCCAGATGGAGCGTCGTGACCAGTTCGTAGTCCGACCAGAGCGAGTAGAGGGCAGCCAGTGCGGAGGTGTAAAAAAACCGGTTGTGGGCATGAACGATATCTGGCTGAAAATCGTTGACCACCCCCCGGAACTCGGTGAGGGCCGATACCGAGACCATACTCTGTAGCCCGATACTCTCGGTCAGATCGATCGCCGAACTCGTATAGAACGACACACCGGGAGTATTCTCCAGATTGATCGTCTGGTTCTGGTCCGTGAGCGTAAACACCCCAACCTCGAAGCCCTGGTCAACGAGGTTCACTGCCAGTTTCTCGACCACTTGCTCGACACCACCGTCGCTGGGTGGGAGGTAGTCCGAACAGAGGAGAACTCTGGGCTGAGACTGCGCTTTCATTACGGCCACTGTACTGCTTATTGA encodes the following:
- a CDS encoding glycosyltransferase family 4 protein; the protein is MKAQSQPRVLLCSDYLPPSDGGVEQVVEKLAVNLVDQGFEVGVFTLTDQNQTINLENTPGVSFYTSSAIDLTESIGLQSMVSVSALTEFRGVVNDFQPDIVHAHNRFFYTSALAALYSLWSDYELVTTLHLGDIDMISGIGGAAAKTFEQSISRFVISRSSQVIGVSRAVESIGRSLGATDTSVVRNAVDVDAFAPSATTEKSIMYIGRLVRNNGVQDLLAATPQILEEHPNATLHIVGSGPLEEMVRTTIRSEGMEDSVQLHSYIEDISDAYDMATVFCRPSYSEGLPLTMLEAMSSQVVPVVTDIAGVSEVVTDGKTGILLEPGNIGQLEARITELLSKPAYRETIAAAARDYVVDNLTWEQRTEKVINAYQQVY